A genomic window from Halorubrum lacusprofundi ATCC 49239 includes:
- a CDS encoding DUF7536 family protein, which yields MSDDSSADRSTKPPMLVLLESLAFYRNARVGLVVGALFAVLLYGVRALELLGPVIDIRDYPLFGPDVWFLLLAFVLAATFALLVAIGLTVVEAVRGARDLSAERSEEKS from the coding sequence GTGAGCGACGACAGTTCAGCAGACCGGTCGACCAAACCGCCGATGCTCGTGCTCTTAGAGTCACTGGCGTTCTACCGGAACGCCCGCGTTGGGCTCGTCGTCGGCGCGCTCTTCGCGGTCCTCCTGTACGGCGTCCGGGCGCTGGAGCTACTCGGTCCGGTGATCGACATCCGGGACTACCCGCTGTTCGGTCCAGACGTGTGGTTCCTGTTGCTGGCGTTCGTGCTGGCTGCGACGTTCGCGCTGCTCGTCGCCATCGGGCTCACCGTCGTCGAAGCGGTCCGAGGGGCGCGGGACCTATCGGCGGAACGGAGCGAGGAGAAGAGTTAG
- a CDS encoding MarR family transcriptional regulator produces the protein MEGTQTEGLDDLPPSAKLVFKVLEYNGPLTQKGIVQESMLSARTVRYALERLEGIDVVDEDVYFADARQKLYKLTEPAQEFTGDENEASCTAD, from the coding sequence ATGGAAGGAACCCAAACGGAGGGACTCGACGACCTCCCGCCGAGCGCCAAGCTCGTCTTCAAGGTGCTCGAGTACAACGGACCGTTGACCCAGAAGGGGATCGTCCAGGAGTCGATGCTGTCGGCTCGAACCGTCCGCTACGCGCTCGAACGGTTAGAGGGGATCGACGTCGTCGACGAGGATGTCTACTTCGCGGATGCCCGGCAGAAACTCTATAAGCTGACCGAGCCCGCACAGGAGTTCACCGGCGACGAAAACGAGGCCTCCTGTACCGCCGACTGA
- a CDS encoding ribosome biogenesis/translation initiation ATPase RLI, with product MADDSIAVVDLDRCQPDRCNYECANYCPPNRTGKECITKRGEDAAEGDPDQIHISEEICLGETCGICVEKCPFDAIEIINLPSELDEEPVHRYGDNAFSLYGLPTPKPGNVTGILGPNGIGKSTAVHALAGEMVPNLGDYESEGDWERVLDRFRGTGLQNYLQSLKEGDVTVARKPQYVDQIPNQFDGNTRELLERTDERGALDSLIDRLNIRPVMDQPIDSISGGELQRVAIAACLARDADFYFLDEITPYLDIGQRMIVARLIRELADDDAAERSMLVVEHDLAILDLLADTLHVAYGEPGAYGVVTDPKSVRNGINEYLKGYLDNENMRIRPSAITFEEHAPRVSSRSETLIEYPELSKSYGDGEFELHVEGGEINRSEVLGVVGPNGIGKSTLAKLFAGSLEPDEGELDFALDIAYKPQYIDIDQPMRVDVFLSSITDDFGSSYWNTEIAQPLQLDRVMEQNLSDLSGGERQRVAIAACLSEDADLYLLDEPSAHLDVEQRVRATTAIRRYAENHDATVMVIDHDIYMIDLLADRLMVFDGEPAERGHATPPQEMRDGMNEFLADLDITFRRDERTGRPRINKPGSQLDSSQKRDGEYYYSG from the coding sequence ATGGCGGACGACAGCATCGCGGTCGTCGACCTCGATCGATGCCAGCCCGACCGGTGTAACTACGAGTGCGCGAACTACTGCCCGCCAAACCGGACGGGCAAGGAGTGCATCACGAAGCGCGGCGAGGACGCGGCCGAGGGCGACCCGGACCAGATCCACATCTCCGAGGAGATCTGTCTCGGAGAGACCTGCGGGATCTGCGTCGAGAAATGCCCGTTCGACGCGATCGAGATCATCAACCTCCCCTCCGAACTCGACGAGGAGCCGGTCCACCGCTACGGCGACAACGCCTTCTCGCTGTACGGGCTCCCGACCCCGAAGCCGGGCAACGTCACCGGCATCCTCGGTCCGAACGGGATCGGGAAGTCGACGGCGGTCCACGCGCTCGCCGGCGAGATGGTCCCGAACCTCGGCGACTACGAGTCTGAGGGCGACTGGGAGCGCGTGCTTGACCGATTCCGCGGCACGGGGCTGCAGAACTACCTCCAATCGCTGAAGGAGGGAGATGTGACGGTCGCGCGGAAGCCGCAGTACGTCGACCAGATCCCGAACCAGTTCGACGGCAACACCCGCGAGCTGTTGGAGCGCACCGACGAGCGCGGCGCGCTCGACTCCCTCATCGACCGGCTCAACATCAGGCCGGTGATGGACCAGCCGATCGACTCCATCTCCGGCGGCGAGCTCCAGCGCGTTGCCATCGCGGCGTGTCTCGCCCGCGACGCCGACTTCTACTTCCTCGACGAGATCACGCCGTACCTCGATATCGGCCAGCGGATGATCGTCGCCCGGCTCATCCGCGAGCTGGCGGACGACGACGCGGCCGAGCGCTCGATGCTCGTCGTCGAGCACGACCTCGCCATCCTGGACCTGCTCGCCGATACCCTCCACGTCGCGTACGGGGAGCCCGGCGCGTACGGTGTCGTCACTGACCCCAAGTCGGTCCGAAACGGGATCAACGAGTACCTGAAGGGATACCTCGACAACGAGAATATGCGGATTCGGCCGTCCGCGATCACCTTCGAGGAGCACGCCCCACGGGTCTCTTCGCGGAGCGAGACGCTGATCGAGTACCCCGAACTCTCGAAGTCGTACGGCGACGGCGAGTTCGAACTCCACGTCGAGGGCGGCGAGATCAACCGCTCCGAGGTGCTCGGCGTCGTCGGCCCGAACGGGATCGGGAAGTCGACGCTTGCGAAGCTGTTCGCGGGCTCGTTGGAACCGGACGAGGGGGAACTCGACTTTGCACTCGACATCGCGTACAAGCCGCAGTACATCGATATTGACCAGCCGATGCGCGTCGACGTGTTCCTCTCCTCGATCACCGACGACTTCGGTAGCTCCTACTGGAACACGGAGATCGCCCAGCCGCTCCAACTCGATCGCGTGATGGAGCAGAACCTCTCGGACCTGTCGGGCGGGGAGCGCCAGCGCGTCGCCATCGCGGCGTGTCTCTCCGAAGACGCCGATCTGTACCTTCTCGACGAGCCCTCTGCGCACCTCGACGTGGAACAGCGGGTGCGCGCGACGACGGCGATCCGCCGGTACGCGGAGAACCACGACGCGACCGTGATGGTGATCGACCACGACATCTACATGATCGATCTCCTCGCAGACCGCCTGATGGTGTTCGACGGCGAACCGGCCGAGCGCGGGCACGCCACGCCGCCGCAGGAGATGCGCGACGGGATGAACGAGTTCCTCGCGGACCTGGACATCACCTTCCGACGCGACGAGCGGACGGGCCGTCCCCGGATCAACAAGCCGGGCTCGCAGCTCGACAGCTCACAGAAGCGCGACGGCGAGTACTACTACTCGGGGTAG
- a CDS encoding DUF4129 domain-containing protein — protein sequence MNRSQLLPALIALLAITSLSVASTTLETSLTTDPDEEINPNWESLPIGQDDAAAIQESIEGGGGESDGGGGSGSTDATGSATDDRSLFDRLIALLSRLFRLLLPIAAVLAVAALAYRYRDLLADLFGRDSRTTPATESRPTAERWPGTTPEHDVDRAWVELIRRLNPNRPETTTPDECRALARVRGVDRDAVESIVSAFEHVHYGGRSVDAEADRARDGLRALEDDVK from the coding sequence ATGAATCGGTCACAACTCCTACCGGCGCTGATAGCGCTGTTGGCGATCACGTCGCTGAGCGTCGCGTCAACGACGCTGGAGACGAGCCTGACGACCGATCCGGACGAGGAGATAAACCCGAACTGGGAGAGCCTGCCGATAGGCCAGGACGACGCGGCCGCGATTCAGGAGTCCATCGAGGGCGGAGGCGGGGAGAGCGACGGTGGGGGCGGTAGCGGTTCCACCGACGCCACGGGATCCGCGACCGATGACCGCTCGCTCTTCGATCGCCTGATCGCGCTGTTGAGTCGACTCTTCCGTCTCCTCCTCCCGATCGCGGCGGTTCTGGCGGTGGCCGCGCTGGCGTATCGGTACCGTGACCTTCTGGCCGACCTCTTCGGGCGCGACTCCCGAACGACCCCTGCCACCGAGTCGCGACCGACGGCTGAACGCTGGCCCGGAACGACCCCCGAACACGACGTGGACCGGGCCTGGGTGGAGCTGATACGCCGGCTGAACCCGAATCGACCCGAGACGACGACCCCAGACGAGTGCCGCGCGCTCGCTCGCGTTCGAGGCGTCGATCGCGACGCCGTCGAGTCGATCGTCTCCGCGTTCGAGCACGTGCACTACGGCGGACGCTCGGTCGACGCGGAGGCCGACCGGGCTCGCGACGGGCTCCGCGCGCTGGAGGACGACGTGAAATGA
- a CDS encoding DUF7269 family protein, with translation MTDRTVDRDPATDSSDADTRRIGAGGLLARLGRVARVLLLLVGVATLGVGLLVAFDPETEGVLRIDAAIEALGSDYVVLAVFGLLAVVLALLLVAAQRVRGVSEATPPAVEGVLTASYPGASFDHAGGGRLRRFRSTRSATDRRRRLREAAVRATMRAEGCSRTDAERRVDEGTWTNDSVAASSLSASGRGVLGGTLSALEVTRDGDPADRTVDAILAKTTGKRSVVRGSDRDGNEDLTAATVRNSGRGTDRDADRDANRASDRRSDERSTAQEGAQ, from the coding sequence ATGACCGACCGAACCGTCGATCGCGACCCCGCGACCGACTCGAGCGATGCGGATACACGCCGAATCGGCGCTGGGGGGCTGCTCGCCCGCCTCGGTCGAGTGGCCCGCGTCCTGCTTCTCCTGGTGGGGGTCGCGACGCTCGGTGTCGGACTGCTCGTCGCCTTCGATCCGGAGACTGAGGGCGTGCTCCGGATCGACGCGGCGATCGAAGCCCTCGGGAGCGATTACGTGGTGCTGGCAGTGTTCGGTCTTCTGGCGGTCGTCCTCGCGTTACTCCTCGTGGCGGCACAGCGCGTCCGCGGCGTCAGCGAGGCGACGCCGCCGGCCGTCGAGGGCGTCCTGACGGCGTCGTATCCCGGTGCGTCGTTCGACCACGCCGGTGGTGGACGACTGCGTCGGTTCCGCTCCACTCGCTCGGCAACCGACCGTCGCCGTCGGCTCCGGGAGGCGGCGGTCCGCGCGACGATGCGCGCGGAGGGCTGTTCGCGGACCGACGCCGAGCGTCGTGTCGACGAGGGGACCTGGACGAACGACTCCGTCGCCGCATCCTCCCTCTCCGCGTCCGGACGCGGGGTCCTGGGCGGTACCCTCTCCGCTTTGGAGGTTACCCGTGACGGCGATCCGGCCGATCGTACCGTTGACGCCATCCTGGCGAAGACGACCGGCAAGAGATCGGTGGTCCGGGGTAGTGATCGGGACGGGAACGAGGACCTGACTGCGGCAACCGTTCGGAACTCGGGCCGGGGTACCGACCGGGACGCGGATCGGGACGCCAACCGAGCTTCGGACCGCCGCTCGGACGAGCGATCGACAGCGCAGGAGGGAGCCCAGTGA